The region GTCTGGCCGATCTGGTGGCTCCGGAGCACGCGGATCAGCCAGGGACCGAGAAGGAAGGAGATCAGCAGCGCCGTGATCGCGGCGTAGATCGTCCGGAACGTGATGTACCGGAATACGTTGAAGAACGAATAGTCCACGTGGAGCGGAAATAGGAGGTGATAGAGCATTCCCTTACGCCATGACCTCCCGGAGTTCCGCCGCCACCTCGTCGAGGCGCATCCCGCGCGATCCCTTCACCAGGACGACGTCCCCTTCCGCGACGAATCCGCGGACCGCATCGAGGAGCCGCTTGCGGTCCGTCGTGTGATCGACCGCGGCGTCGCTCATCCCGCCCTCCTTCGCCCCGCGCGCGGCATGGGCCGCCCCCGCGCCGAACGCGAAGAGCCGGTCCACGGAGAGGGCGGCGATCAGGTGTCCGATGCGGAAATGCAGCGCGGGGGAGCTCTCTCCGAGCTCCAGCATGTCGCCGAACACGACGACGGTCCGGCGGCCCCGGGCCAGCGACGCGAGGGAGCGAAGCGCCGCCTCCGTGGACGAGGGGTTGGCGTTGTAGCTGTCATCCAGGAGAAGCCCGCCGCCCCGAAGGGGCACGGGGTGAAACCGGCCCGGCACGGAGACGAAGCCCGCGAACCCCTCCTCCATCTCCGCGGGGAGCATCCCGAGGGTGAAGGCGGCGGCCGTCGCCGCGAGAGCGTTCATCAGGTGGTGTTCCCCGACGATCCCGACGAAGGAAGAGAACTCGCCGGCCGGCGTCCGGACGGCGATCCGCATCCCCTCGTCGGAAATCGAGACGATCCGCCCGGAGAAGTCGTTCAGGGCGACGCCGTAGTGGACCTTTTCGGCGCGGCAACGGCCCGCCTCGCGGACGACGCGAAGGTCGGTCGCGTTGACCACGGCGGTGCCCGCGCCGCCAAGGGCCCGGAAGAGGTCCCCCTTCTCGCGCGCGACCCCCTCCATGGTGAGGAGCCCTTCGAGGTGCGCCGGGGCGATGTTCGTGATCACCGCGACGTCGGGGCAGGCGATGGCCGCCAGCCGGGCGATCTCCCCCGGGGCGTTGGAGCCCATCTCGAGGATCGCCGCGTCGTGCTCCCCGGACAGTTCGAGCAGCGCCAGGGGCATCCCGATCAGGTTGTTCCGGTTTCCGGGATTGCGCAGCACGTTGCGGGACCGCGAGAGGAGGCAGTACAGCATCTCCTTCGTGGTCGTCTTGCCGGAACTCCCGGTGATTCCCACCAGGGGGACGCCCCGGTGGCGGAGCCGATGGGCCCGGGCCATGTCGCCGAGGGCTTCCACGGGGTCCCGGACGACGAAGACCGGCTTCGTCCGGGCGAGTCCGCCCGGCACCTTCCGGGCGCCCGTCTCCGAGACGATCGCGGCGAGCGCACCTTTCCCGAAGGCCTCCGCGACGAAATCCGCCCCGTCGACCCGCTCCCCCGGGAGCGCGATGAAGACGGAACCCGGACCGACGTTCCGGCTGTCGGCGGTGACCGCCCCGATCGGTTCCGACGGGGAGATCCCCCCCGCCTCCCGCAACGGGTGGATCGCCCCGATCACCTCGGGGAGCGTCATCCTATCTGCCCGCTGCAAGCACGTCCCGGACCGCCTGCCGGTCGTCGAACGGCAGGCGCCGATCTCCGATGATCTGGACATCCTCGTGTCCTTTCCCGACGATCGCCACCGTGTCCCCCCGCTCCGCGAGCGAGAGGGCGAGTGCGATCGCCGCTTTCCTGTCGGTCTCCACGCGGAAGAACCCCTCCCGCCAGGCGGCCGGTCCATGCGCCTCCACGAATCCCTCCGACATCAACCCGGGGACGATCTCCGCGAGGATCGCGGCGGGGTCCTCGTCCCGCGGGTTGTCGGAGGTCACCACCACGACGTCGGACCGCAGCGCCGCCACCCGGCCCATGGCTGGGCGCTTCCCGCGGTCGCGATTTCCCCCGCAGCCGAACACGGTGACGAGGCGTCCCTCCGTCAGCCCCCGCAGGGTCGAGAGAACACGGTCCATCCCGTCCGGGGTATGGGCGTAGTCCACGAACAGATGGAGCCCGCGCGCGTTGGGGATCGGCTCCAGCCTGCCCGGGACCGTCCCGGCGGCGGCGATCCCGGCGGCGATCGCCGGCGGGGGCACGGAGAGGAGGAGACCTCCGGAAACGGCCGCCATCATGTTGGACACGTTGTGCGCCCCGATCAGGGGCGACCGCAGCTCCAGGGGACCGGCGGGCGTGGCGAGGACCACCCGGGTCCCTTCCCACGTCATCGCCATCTCCTCCGGGTGGATGTCCCAGGAACGGGAAAACCCGAACGTCGTCGCCGAGGAGAACTCGTTCGCGAGGCGTTCCCCGTACGGATCGTCCCCGTTCAAAGCGATCCCGGTGCTTTTTCCTCCGGCGGGAAGGTATTCCCGGAAGAGTCGCGCCTTGGCGGAGAAGTACGACTCCATGTCGCCGTGGAAATCGAGGTGGTCCCGGGTGAGGTTGGTGAAGATCGCGACGTCGAACCGGACCCCTTCGATCCGTCCCTGCGCGGCGCTGTGGGAGGACACCTCCATCAGCAGGTCGGTGGCCCCGAGGGCGACGGCCTCGGCCATCACCGCCTGGAGCTCGTGGGGGAACGGCGTGGTCAATCCCTTCCGGAGGACCTTGCCGGCCACCCGGTAATCGATCGTGCCGATCACCGCGGGGACGCGGCCGGCCGCCGCCAGGATCGCCTCGATCAGGTACGTGACCGTCGTCTTCCCGTTGGTCCCCGTGACGCCCGTCACCTGGAGCCTCGCGGAGGGATCGCCGTGGAACGCCACGGCCACCCCCGCCAGCGCCGCCGCCGTGGAGGGGACGCGCACGATCGGCAGGGGAGGGGAGGGAATTCCGCGTTCCACCAGGGCCGCCGCCGCGCCGGCGCGCGCCGCGTCGGCGAGATACGCGTGGCCGTCCGCGCGGGCGCCGGAAACCGCGACGAACAGGTCGCCGGGCCGCACGGAGCGCGAATCGACGGTGATTCCCCCGATTTCGATCTCCCCCAGGGGGCCGGCGGGCAGGGGGACGATCCCCGCCAGGAGTTCGGCCAGCCTCACCGCGTCACCTTGCCGGCGGCGACCTTCAGCGGCGGCTCGCCGGTGAACGTCACGGAGCACTCCGTGCCGGGGACGAGGACGGATCCGGGAGCCGGCGTCTGCGACCGGGCGACTCCGCTTCCGGCGAGCGAGAGCTTGACCGAGTACCCTCCCATGATGTCGACGACCCTTCCCATGGACAGCCCCGAGAGGTCGGGCATGACCATCGCCCCCGCGGTCCGCGCCGTCGACACCGGCGACATGCGGCCCGGTGCCCGCGGTCCCGAAGGACGGGCGGCGGCGAGCGCCGCCGTCTCCGTCGGCTGGATGCCGAGGTAATACGCGGTCTTGACCGCGATCTGGTTGAAGGCCGGCGCGGCGACGACGCCGCCGTAGACCTGGCCGCGCGGTTCGTCGATCACGACGAGGATGAGCAGCTTCGGATCGTTCAGCGGGAGAAATCCGATGAAGGAAGCGGTCCGCTTCGTGGCGGAGTACCGGCCCGAACCGGGCTCGACCTTCTGCGCCGTCCCGGTTTTCCCGCCGACGAGGAATCCCTTGATGCGCGCCTGCGTTCCCGTCCCGTCCTCCTCGACCACCTTTCCGAGGATCCCGCGCATCTGCGCCGAGGTCTTCGGAGAGAGGACCCGGCGAAGCTCCCGCGGCTCTCCGCGGAACACGGTCTTCCCCTCCGGGTCGCGGACCTCCCGGACCAGGTACGGTTTCATCACCTTCCCGCCGTTGACCACGGCCGCCATCCCGGCGGCCAGCTGCAGCGGCGTGACCGAGATCCCCTGGCCGAAGGCTACCGTGGCGCGGCGGATGCGGCTTTCGAAGCCGCGACGGGACGGAGCGATCCCCGGGACCTCCCCCTGGAGCTCGATCCCGGTGCGGGACCCGAAGCCGAAGGCCCGGATCATGTCGTAGAACCGGTTCCCGTCCATCCGCTCGTTGATCTTGGTGATGCCGATGTTGCTGGAGAACTTGACCACCTCCGGCGCGGTGAGCCATCCGTACCGATGCGTGTCGTGGATCACCCTTCCGGCATAGCGGTAGGCCCCGTTCTCGCAGAAAAACCGGTCCGTGGCGCTCACCGCCCCCATCTCGAGGGCCGACGCGAGGGTGAACACCTTGAAGGTCGATCCGGGCTCGAAGCTGTCGGTCAGGGAACGGTTCTTCCGCGCCTCCGCGGGGGCGCCGGCGGGAGCATTCGGGTTGAACGACGGCGCCGTCGCCATCGCGAGGATCTCTCCCGTCCCGGGCGAGAGCACCACGGCCATGCCGCCGCGGGCGTTGTACTTGTCCACGGCCGCCTGGAGCTCGCTCTCCGCGACGTGCTGGATGTTCCGGTCGATCGTGAGGGTGACCGAGTGCCCCTTGGAATTTACCTCCACGGGCGTCGTCGCGGGCACGATGAGGCGGCCCCGTGCGTCCCGCTCGCAAAGGAGGTTCCCCCGCTCGCCGCGCAGGTACCGGTTCAGGGAGAGCTCGATTCCCTCCATCCCTTCGCTGTCCAGGTTGGTGAAGCCGACGAGGGACGCCGCAAGTTCCCGGTTCGGGTAGAACCGTTTCGGCTCCTCGACGGTCCCGATGCCTTCAACCGCCGACGGCTTCCCATGGGCTTCGGGGTCGAGCGCGCAGAGCGCCTGCTTCACTTCCCTCACCGCTTCCTCCGCGGTGGTGGAGGGCATCTGGCGCCGCACCCATACGAACCCCTTCTCCCCGGCGAACAGCTTCCGGAGCTCCCTGGCGGAGCGGGACACCCGGGGGGCGAGGAGGTCGGCCGCCTTGTCGGGATCGCGGAGCTTCGCCGGCTGGACGAAGATCGACTTCGTGGCGACGCTCACCGCGAGCTCGGTACCCGTCCGGTCCAGGATCACTCCCCGCTTCGGGAGGAGGGGGATGGTGGAGCAGTACTGCTTCGCGCCGCGATCGCGGATCTCCCTGACACCCAGGACCTGG is a window of bacterium DNA encoding:
- a CDS encoding UDP-N-acetylmuramoyl-L-alanyl-D-glutamate--2,6-diaminopimelate ligase; the protein is MRLAELLAGIVPLPAGPLGEIEIGGITVDSRSVRPGDLFVAVSGARADGHAYLADAARAGAAAALVERGIPSPPLPIVRVPSTAAALAGVAVAFHGDPSARLQVTGVTGTNGKTTVTYLIEAILAAAGRVPAVIGTIDYRVAGKVLRKGLTTPFPHELQAVMAEAVALGATDLLMEVSSHSAAQGRIEGVRFDVAIFTNLTRDHLDFHGDMESYFSAKARLFREYLPAGGKSTGIALNGDDPYGERLANEFSSATTFGFSRSWDIHPEEMAMTWEGTRVVLATPAGPLELRSPLIGAHNVSNMMAAVSGGLLLSVPPPAIAAGIAAAGTVPGRLEPIPNARGLHLFVDYAHTPDGMDRVLSTLRGLTEGRLVTVFGCGGNRDRGKRPAMGRVAALRSDVVVVTSDNPRDEDPAAILAEIVPGLMSEGFVEAHGPAAWREGFFRVETDRKAAIALALSLAERGDTVAIVGKGHEDVQIIGDRRLPFDDRQAVRDVLAAGR
- a CDS encoding penicillin-binding protein, with product MSPRARLILGGLLSLYVLVVLRAFQVQVLGVREIRDRGAKQYCSTIPLLPKRGVILDRTGTELAVSVATKSIFVQPAKLRDPDKAADLLAPRVSRSARELRKLFAGEKGFVWVRRQMPSTTAEEAVREVKQALCALDPEAHGKPSAVEGIGTVEEPKRFYPNRELAASLVGFTNLDSEGMEGIELSLNRYLRGERGNLLCERDARGRLIVPATTPVEVNSKGHSVTLTIDRNIQHVAESELQAAVDKYNARGGMAVVLSPGTGEILAMATAPSFNPNAPAGAPAEARKNRSLTDSFEPGSTFKVFTLASALEMGAVSATDRFFCENGAYRYAGRVIHDTHRYGWLTAPEVVKFSSNIGITKINERMDGNRFYDMIRAFGFGSRTGIELQGEVPGIAPSRRGFESRIRRATVAFGQGISVTPLQLAAGMAAVVNGGKVMKPYLVREVRDPEGKTVFRGEPRELRRVLSPKTSAQMRGILGKVVEEDGTGTQARIKGFLVGGKTGTAQKVEPGSGRYSATKRTASFIGFLPLNDPKLLILVVIDEPRGQVYGGVVAAPAFNQIAVKTAYYLGIQPTETAALAAARPSGPRAPGRMSPVSTARTAGAMVMPDLSGLSMGRVVDIMGGYSVKLSLAGSGVARSQTPAPGSVLVPGTECSVTFTGEPPLKVAAGKVTR
- the murF gene encoding UDP-N-acetylmuramoyl-tripeptide--D-alanyl-D-alanine ligase, which codes for MTLPEVIGAIHPLREAGGISPSEPIGAVTADSRNVGPGSVFIALPGERVDGADFVAEAFGKGALAAIVSETGARKVPGGLARTKPVFVVRDPVEALGDMARAHRLRHRGVPLVGITGSSGKTTTKEMLYCLLSRSRNVLRNPGNRNNLIGMPLALLELSGEHDAAILEMGSNAPGEIARLAAIACPDVAVITNIAPAHLEGLLTMEGVAREKGDLFRALGGAGTAVVNATDLRVVREAGRCRAEKVHYGVALNDFSGRIVSISDEGMRIAVRTPAGEFSSFVGIVGEHHLMNALAATAAAFTLGMLPAEMEEGFAGFVSVPGRFHPVPLRGGGLLLDDSYNANPSSTEAALRSLASLARGRRTVVVFGDMLELGESSPALHFRIGHLIAALSVDRLFAFGAGAAHAARGAKEGGMSDAAVDHTTDRKRLLDAVRGFVAEGDVVLVKGSRGMRLDEVAAELREVMA